Genomic DNA from Corticium candelabrum chromosome 5, ooCorCand1.1, whole genome shotgun sequence:
GCAAATTACAAACCGATCTACTGATACCAGCATTGTTAAAAAAAAGAAGCCCTTCGTGCTATAATGTTAAGTACTTGTAAACTGTTCGGTGTCCATAATCCTAAAGACTCCACCACGAGGGGATGAAAAATACCTCCAGTGTTTGAAACCATCGCATCATGCTGCTGATGTTTCTTAATCTCTGCTGCTGCAGCCGCTGCCCCTGGACAAGTGGCTGCTTGAACAAGGTAGGATGGCTGTAAGGAGTTTTGGACGGAAGATCATGTtcgaaatatatatatatatatatatatatatatatatatatatatatatatatatatatatataattgaaATAGATATATTTTTTGTATAAACTCACCTACatgggtatctaacacacattatccagaaaacatgtctgtacaatccaaagccagtctatgcaatatcattttggcgttatatagccagagtttcaccgacagttgttcatgtatgttactgACTGCTTAgctgactgtcaaatttcttttaAAAGATAGACGTCGTGCGATGGTCTTCAATGCTTCcaaactgtatatatatatatatatatatatatatatattttttttttttttttttatatatatatatttatttatttcttacacacctactcacatacagggaaGTCCCAACTAAGGACTTCAGCTACTTCCGCAAGTATGCGGCTAGATATCATTCTAGCGTTATAAATCCATAATCTAACAGAAAGCTGCTCTAGCAAATTCTTTAAAGCCTTCCAGAAGGgaacagctaacacagcacaTACTTTTGAGGATATAGACTTCAAAGTCTCTAGACTGTCTGGTGACCAAAGGCCAAGTGTTTCAACTACCAACGGATAAAATGTACCACCAGTCAAAGATACTCTTGCATGGTGACGATCATCCTTGcccatttctgctgcttctgcaacaactcctgatgtttcagcaactcgagCAATGTAAGATGGTTGCAACGTGTTTCTTACAGTGATGTCAAAATATCCAGGCCGTCCATTCAAGAAATTCGGATGGAAGACATCACCTGGGCGGCATTTGGATTGACCCGagcttctctgttctttcACAACTTGTTTGGAATCAATGAGGAGTGATTGCCAAATAGACTCACATAAAGCATTATGTCGATTCAGACGATGTGGACCATGACCACACCCAACAAGATGATCTCCATATGGGTCAAGTGGATGACCACATATACATCTGATGCTGTTTGGTGGGAACGGAAACACAGGTAGACCCAACCAGTATCTTGctgctacaacaaactcatgggGTGACATGGTGAGGCCTAAGTTACGGTTTGGAGTTGCCCGCAACCATGCACCAGTATGAGGAGATGATAATGTCTTCAAGCGAGCCCTATCTCTGAGACTCACTGAATTGAGTAGGTTGGAAAATGAGATGTCATCTAGTTGAATTTGAATCtgatgttgtgtagctgtcaCCAAATCTAATGAAGGTGAATCCTTTCTTGAAAGTAGGTTATGCACGATTCCTCGTGCTTCGTCTTCTCCAGGCAAGGGTTTGATCAAAGTGAGAAGAGAAGGATGGTTACGTTTCAGTAAGCAATTAACTAACTTTCGATTTGAGTTACAGCTGCCAAGAAAAGCGGAAGGTGAAGTAGATAAGGCCTCCCGGATACCCACACCTCCTTTTCCAATTGGCAATACTGCTTGTGACCATGCAAAGTCAGAAATTGAAGATCTTGTGATACGGCTGAGAGATCGGCGTAACCCTTCATCGAAAATAGACAATGTGCTCGTAGCAACCCCAGGTCTCACAGATCGTAGCAAATGGTTGATTTTACATATGGACAGGCAACTTCTCAACAACTGAAGTTCCACTTGTGGATTTTCAAGATCAGAGAGATGAGATTGGGTATTTGCTACTTGATCGACTCGCTTCTTGAAACAATTAGTGAAGAAATCCGATGAACCAAACACAGGAGAACCAAGCaattccattccatctgacaACCGGTGTACTTCTGGTGGAAATTCTGGATGTGTTCGATCTCCTGAAGGCCAAAACACTTCACACTTTGATAAATTGACATGAAGGCCCAGGGAAGGACCTTTCTCTATGATGAAGTTTATTAACTTTGAGACAGATTTCCGTGTGCCAGCAAAAGTACCATCGTCAAGGTACCACAAATTTAGGTCTAAGCCAGGCACTTCTCCAACTTCATCCATTAGTTCTAGGACGACTAAGGAGAACAGCAGTGGTCCCAGTGGATCGCCTTGTTGGACTCCTGCTGTAGATGTAAGGTGATGATAGCCAAAGCGCAACTCAGCAGCACAGTGATAGCACCACTGTACCCAAGCTACCAATTCAGGAAATTCACTGCCAAGTCTCTTCAGGAATGAATTGCAATGGCATTCATTGAACGCATTCTTCATGTCCAGTTTGAAACAGCACAGGTCATGTCTAGCACTGTTCTCTTCAATGTATGACCTTAGAGAATGAACACTTGCCTCTAAACCTCCTCGTATTCCAACACCTACCTGACCATATGGTAAGAAGACGTCCGGTAAGCGAGGTTTTATAGCAGAACAGCAAAGACGGCTAGCCAAACGACGCAACACTTCCCCAACAGCAATGGGCCGAATGCCGCCAGCCTTCTTTTGGAGAGCAGTCAAAGGGGCACCAGACAGGAAGGGAGAAATGTTGCGATCAAGTTTTCCagacaacaagagacac
This window encodes:
- the LOC134180445 gene encoding uncharacterized protein LOC134180445, producing MDEVGEVPGLDLNLWYLDDGTFAGTRKSVSKLINFIIEKGPSLGLHVNLSKCEVFWPSGDRTHPEFPPEVHRLSDGMELLGSPVFGSSDFFTNCFKKRVDQVANTQSHLSDLENPQVELQLLRSCLSICKINHLLRSVRPGVATSTLSIFDEGLRRSLSRITRSSISDFAWSQAVLPIGKGGVGIREALSTSPSAFLGSCNSNRKLVNCLLKRNHPSLLTLIKPLPGEDEARGIVHNLLSRKDSPSLDLVTATQHQIQIQLDDISFSNLLNSVSLRDRARLKTLSSPHTGAWLRATPNRNLGLTMSPHEFVVAARYWLGLPVFPFPPNSIRCICGHPLDPYGDHLVGCGHGPHRLNRHNALCESIWQSLLIDSKQVVKEQRSSGQSKCRPGDVFHPNFLNGRPGYFDITVRNTLQPSYIARVAETSGVVAEAAEMGKDDRHHARVSLTGGTFYPLVVETLGLWSPDSLETLKSISSKVCAVLAVPFWKALKNLLEQLSVRLWIYNARMISSRILAEVAEVLSWDFPVCE